In Colletotrichum destructivum chromosome 1, complete sequence, the sequence ACCAACGTCCCAGTACTTCTCAAGGACAGCGGCGTCGATGAACTTGGAGTGCGCGGGGTCCTTGAGGTACGGCTCAATGATGAAGCTGCAGAAGTAGATACCCGGCTCGACAGTGACGATACTGCCAGCGGGCAGCGCACCCCTGACGCGCAGGTAGCGGAACATTGGGTCGGTGTCGGCGTAGTTGGCGTTGCCGCCCACGTCGTGGGTGTCCATGCCGAGGTAGTGGCCCAAGCCGtgggggaagaaggcgacgcTCGTTCTGTTCTTGAGGatctcgtccttgtcgccctTTAGGATGCCAATCGAGTggaggccgtcgatggcgatCTTGTGGGCCAGCAAGTGGATTTCATCCCAGATGACGCCCTCCTtcaaggcggcggtggtctcGAGCTGCATCTTCAACACAATGTCGTAGATCTGGCGAGACTCCTTGCTGAACTTGCCGGAAATGGGGAATGTCCGGGTCTGTTCCTGGTTAACAGGGGCCGATTTCCCATTGCCTTGGCAACGCGATCAAGAATCGCACTTACAATGTCGGAAGCATAGCAGTTCCATTCCGTGCCGGCATCCAAGAGAAGGTTGAGCTTGCCTTCGAGGGGAGCGTCGTTGGCTACGTAGTGCAGAGTGGCAGCAGCGCGACCCCCAGCAAAGATTCCATGGTAGGCCTGGTTCTTGGCACCGTTCGCGACGCTGCGATGCAGGAagagggcctcgagctccctctcgttcttggccttcttgacgtGCTCAACAACGGCGTGGTGGCCAATTGTCGAGACAGCGTTCGCCTTCCTGGTAAGGGCAACCTCGTAGTCGTCCTTGACCACGCGGCACCGTTCGATGGCGTCCTTCAGGATGCTGAAGTTCTTGTCCTCGAACTCGAGAAACGTGATGCTGTCGAGGACCTGGTCTTGAATGGCGAAGACGGTCTTCTTAGAACCCTTCCCCAGGTGCACAAGCTCGGCATTGACGTCGGTGGTGTACTTgacatcgtcgacgtcgtaCAGCTCCTTtgcctcggcggcgctgaCGGGCAGGCCAGACCAGATGACGCTATCGGGGTCGATAGGggggatgaagagggtcgACTTGTTCGTCGCAAGGTCGAAGATGTAGTGGCAGTCGGCGAGAGGGCATCCAGTAAGGTAGTAGAAGTAGCGGCGCTGTCTTTGCAAAAGTTGTTAGTTACCATATGACGGCAAACCACACAATTGTTGGGGTCGAGATCAAAGTACCTGAAAggctcgggctcgtcgtTGTCCTCGATCAGCTTGGTCATGCGACCCTCGACATAGAGaacgccggcagcaccgggGACCTTGGATTTAACGTAGTCGGCGACACGGAGAGCATGCTGCTTGGCCGGGTACTTGCCCTTGAGCACCGTTTCGAAGTCTTGAGACATGGTTACGTCGTTGGTAGCagtggtggaggtggaggagtgGTGTCTCGCTGGTATCGTCCCGAACGGGGTTTCGACGTGTTGCGACGGCAGAGCTCGTGGCGTTCTGCCAAGGGGCCTAGATGTCGCGGTGGAGAGCCGTTGAATGCGGAGTCGGCCGATGAAGCTCGATGCTGCAGGGCGCGATATTATGGACTTGGAGCAGAGAGCGGTGCTGCTAGCCAAAGGAGTTGTTCTGGCCAACATCAAGACTCGTCGGGGTTTCTGGAGGGGTTCGGATTTCAGAGGAAGGAGGGGCACACGGCCACACGCACTCAAAGCACTGTAACCGTAACCAAGATAGGTAAGCCGGGTACGGGCGCGCAGATGTGCAGCGGGACAACGATAGCTGCGACGGCGAATCAGAGGTGCGAAGCCAGGCGGATCAGGAAGCTGCTTGTCCGAGGCGAGTCAAACCGCGTCTCGGGAGACTCAACGGCGGGGTTCAAGGTGACAGTGCAATCGCTAGTCTTCTTATGTAATCGCACCGTCCTTGCTGGCTAGTGTGGTTTCGTTATGTAAGCGAGTTTCATTCGTCACCATCTGGCTGACAGTGACACACAGGCAATGCCATCTGGCAGCCAGGACGGGATCGAGTTCTCGTTCTCAGAACAAATAGACATTGCTCTTCTCCACAACGGGGTGAGTCTCGCAGCGAGATCTAGTCATCGAGACCAAAGCCAAGATGTCAACCAACCCTTTTCTTTAAGGCTCACACTCGGGAGACATCTTTTCCGATCAATTCGTCTAATAAAGCCGGTGGTTGGTGAGTATTGTCGATTGTTGGCTTTGGTTTGGTTGCACGGAGTCTGTAATATACGGGTACGGGTACATTAGACATATATATGTGTCTCCGACCGACTGAACTAGCCAGCCCATAAACGCGAGATGTCCATTTGTTTAATTGTTTTTCTCAGTGTCGTACTGCTGCTGTCACTACAGGTTCTTTCCCACATCCAAATTGTCAAGGTTTCCATTCTCATGATTCAAAGCTCTTCACCCTGCAGCCGACCATTGAGCCAAGGCCCAAAATTCCCGCTCTCATATCCACTTCCCCTCCAAAACAGTCGTTTTCCCCAAGTTGCCGATTGGTTCAAAGTTTCCAGCCCATGAGTGGCATTGGTTCGTCCCGCCCTTGGCAGCAATGGCGTCGATTCGCTCTCGGTAAAAAAAGGCTGAGACTTTCTTGGCTTGGAAACATTCATCACAACCACATACCCGCTCAAATACCTCGttttctcccccttccccagcTAGTCGTCCTTGTCAGCAACAGTATAAAGAGCAAGATATAACATTCTGCCCTGTGAACATTGGCTGCCTCATGTCAAGTCAAGACCGGACCATGGTTATGAGTCCATCATTGGACGTTTCGCACTCCATAGAGGTAGCATGGTGCCAAACGCACAAGCTACGGATCGATATTGGTCCAGACAGTGTGGCCCCATGAGCATGGACGGACTCTTGTCGTCCAAACCCAGTGTTCAGTTTCCCCAACGACTCGCTGCAGCCCGTTCAATGTGTCACATCCCAAGGTCTGGGGGCAGAATGGTGCGCTGATGCTTTGCAGCTCTCGGCTTTTCAGTTGGCTTATTCGTGGGATTTGAGACTCGATCATTTGTGTGCCGAATCATATATCATTGCCTCTTGGTCAATGCAGATACATTTCTGGGTTCTCATGGCATGATATGCCGCAAGACTCGGGCTCTTGCAGCAACGACCTGCGAGTATAACGTCATCACGAGATGGTTGACCATTCATGGATGGCGGGTTCGAATGCGCTGCCGAGCCTAGTAGTGTTTATAGGTGCATTCCCCTCATTGAAGTCATTCTGTGGGGGCCCTAAAGTACCTTGAGCTTCTGTTGGAACATGGGGccaacaaacaaacaccTCAAGGTTGCTGCTATTTGTGGtccgacaacaacaacaacaacacaagATTAAGCTGTTATTGAACGCCTCCTCCAGTGGAATAGACCTTGGTCGTTCCCGGAGAATGTTCCATTCTATTCCCACCCAGCCATGTGCCAAGGCCAGACTACCCCTCATCTGAAGAAAAAATCCAGGTTACATTGGGATGAACAGGATCATGTGCGGTGCTAAAAGGAAGCTTGATGAAGTATTACCCGGCAGACCGCTGCatcccgcctcctccgcacTCCATTTAAACTGCGGAGAAGTCGGGGAGAAGCAGCGAGGATGCGGCGGGAAATTGGCGGGAAACTGGAATACTGGCGGAGAACTAGCCTGGAGGTGGATCTTGCGCTTGCTGATCTTCGATGGGGAACTGCCGATAATTTTGACGAACCTTTCGTAGACTTCTGGTCGGGACTGTGCTTCGTGAGCTGCTCGGCGAAGCCGGGAGAGCCGCATGTAAAGATGGCCGTTGTTGATATAAATACCGGCTCTTCGACCGGTGGTCCATGGTGTGATGGCTGGCTCAGACCCTTTCTCAGAGCATCCTCATCCTCTGACAAGCTTCTCTCGGTCCCATTTGTAGCTGCCGGCTCAACCTCAAGCTACAAAAAATGACTGGAAACAACTGGCTAAAGACTTTGGCCGTTGCGGCGTCCGCTTCGGTCCTCACTGGTCGAGTCTCGGGCCAAGATGCGTCATCTGCAAATGGTAAGATAGTACCATGCCGACCCCGAGTACGGCAGACACTGACTGACACCTTGCAGGCATCGTCGTGGATGGCACGTCCTTTGCCCTCAACGGCGACCACTCTTCCTACCGCTTTCATGTAGATGAGCTGACGGGCGACCTCTACTCCGACCATTTTGGAGGCTCGGCCACTGAGAGCCTGGAAATGCTGCCTCCGGCCGTCAACGGCTGGGTTGACATGATCGGCCGTGTGAGACGGGAGTATCCCGACATTGGTCGCGGCGACTTCCGGGTTCCCGCGCTGCAAATCCGCCAGACGGAGGGATACACCGTCAGCGACCTCCAATACCGATCCCACAAAGTCAGCAAGGGGAAGCCCGGCCTCCCGGGTCTCCCTGCGACATTTGGaaccgaggaggaggtctCTACACTGGTTGTCTCCCTTTACGACAACTACAGCTCCATTGCCGTTGACCTTTCGTACTCCGTCTTCCCCAAGTACGATGCCATCGTGCGCAGCGTCAACATTACCAATGAGGGCCAGGgcaacatcaccatcgacAAGGCGGCTAGTCTCAGCGTGGATCTGCCCTTTGAAGACTTGGAAATGATCGAGCTCAGGGGTGATTGGGCGCGGGAGGCTATGCGAGTCCGGCGCAAGATCGACTACGGCACACAGGGGTAAGTGCACACAACGGACAGCGATGAATGGCCACAGGGAGCGTTTGTACTGACTTGAATCACGTAACGCAGCTTCGGAAGCACGACTGGATACTCGTCCCATCTCCACAACCCCTTCCTGGCCCTTGTCTCCCCGGAGACCACCGAGTCTCAGGGAGAGGCCTGGGGATTTTCTCTCGTCTACACAGGCTCCTTTtccgtcgaggtcgagaagggatCCCAAGGCTTCACTCGCGCCATGCTCGGCTTCAACCCGTACCAGCTTTCCTGGCCGCTTGGGCCGGGGCAGACTCTCACGACCCCCGAAGTCGTCTCGGTGTACTCGCAGACCGGAATCGGAGGCCTGTCCCGCAAGTTCCACCGCCTGTACCGTAACCACCTCATGAGGGGCCAGTTCGTCGACCAAGTTCGTCCGTCATTGCTCAACAGCTGGGAGGGGCTCTACTTCGACTACAACGAGAGCACCGTCTACAACC encodes:
- a CDS encoding Putative peptidase M24, aminopeptidase P, creatinase/Aminopeptidase P/Spt16, with product MLARTTPLASSTALCSKSIISRPAASSFIGRLRIQRLSTATSRPLGRTPRALPSQHVETPFGTIPARHHSSTSTTATNDVTMSQDFETVLKGKYPAKQHALRVADYVKSKVPGAAGVLYVEGRMTKLIEDNDEPEPFRQRRYFYYLTGCPLADCHYIFDLATNKSTLFIPPIDPDSVIWSGLPVSAAEAKELYDVDDVKYTTDVNAELVHLGKGSKKTVFAIQDQVLDSITFLEFEDKNFSILKDAIERCRVVKDDYEVALTRKANAVSTIGHHAVVEHVKKAKNERELEALFLHRSVANGAKNQAYHGIFAGGRAAATLHYVANDAPLEGKLNLLLDAGTEWNCYASDITRTFPISGKFSKESRQIYDIVLKMQLETTAALKEGVIWDEIHLLAHKIAIDGLHSIGILKGDKDEILKNRTSVAFFPHGLGHYLGMDTHDVGGNANYADTDPMFRYLRVRGALPAGSIVTVEPGIYFCSFIIEPYLKDPAHSKFIDAAVLEKYWDVGGVRIEDNILITKDGSENLTPTIKDPDELEKIIQAS